Proteins from a genomic interval of Nasonia vitripennis strain AsymCx chromosome 3, Nvit_psr_1.1, whole genome shotgun sequence:
- the LOC100122265 gene encoding myocyte-specific enhancer factor 2 isoform X8 encodes MGRKKIQISRITDERNRQVTFNKRKFGVMKKAYELSVLCDCEIALIIFSSSNKLYQYASTDMDKVLLKYTEYNEPHESLTNKNIIEKEHKGAMSPESPEPDQQEYNSLTPRTEAKYAKIDEDFQMLIRNQHNGSRGMGQSNYTLPVTVPVNNYGENMLGSSPQMAHTSISPRPSSSETDSVYPPGGMLEMSNGYPPSASPLGGSPSPGPSPSLGVSKGNPSRHSPQPPPPPHPHRGALRVVIPTPLGQSLAEEPSYDSGHAQSSLNTPVVALQTPSVPPSYTSFGPTDYSTDLSSLAWSHQSLPHLAVSSSTPPPSTSPIPVKIKSEPISPPRDPHAGSGGSNGSISGPSNSSSLHHPGHTSLNVGGPSSSSGGPQPPPPHHVSQQQQHGGPQTLNLVSVSRPGSNPPPSHSGSITPTNLPSPGPQGGGGGGNGGVVVGDMRTSHGPGASGGSGSDYENGPLHKRSRITEGWAT; translated from the exons ATGGGTCGGAAAAAGATACAGATCTCCCGTATCACGGACGAGCGGAATCGTCAG GTGACGTTCAACAAGCGAAAATTCGGAGTGATGAAGAAGGCGTACGAGCTGTCCGTCCTGTGCGACTGCGAGATCGCCCTGATAATCTTCAGCTCGAGCAACAAGCTCTACCAGTACGCCAGCACCGACATGGACAAGGTCCTCCTCAAGTACACCGAGTACAACGAGCCCCACGAGTCGCTGACCAACAAGAACATAATCGAG AAGGAGCATAAAGGCGCCATGTCGCCTGAGAGCCCGGAGCCGGACCAGCAGGAGTACAACAGCCTGACGCCCCGCACCGAGGCCAAGTACGCCAAGATAGACGAGGACTTCCAGATGCTCATACGCAACCAGCACAACGGCTCGAGG GGAATGGGACAGTCCAACTACACGCTACCGGTGACAGTGCCCGTGAACAACTACGGGGAAAACATGCTCGGCTCCAGTCCGCAGATGGCGCACACCAGCATCTCTCCGAGGCCGTCGTCGTCTGAAACGGATTCAG TGTATCCACCGGGAGGCATGCTGGAGATGAGCAACGGCTACCCGCCGTCGGCCTCGCCGCTCGGCGGTTCCCCGAGTCCAGGACCCTCGCCCTCGCTCGGCGTCTCCAAGGGCAATCCGTCGAGGCACTCGCCCcagccgccaccgccgccccATCCGCATCGAGGTGCTCTGCGCGTCGTCATACCCACGCCGCTCGGCCAGTCTCTCGCCGAGGAGCCCAGTTACGAC AGCGGACACGCGCAATCGTCGCTGAACACGCCGGTGGTAGCGCTGCAGACGCCCTCGGTACCGCCGAGCTACACCAGCTTCGGCCCGACGGACTACTCGACGGATCTCAGCAGTCTCGCCTGGTCTCATCAGAG TCTTCCTCACTTGGCGGTGTCCAGCAGCACGCCGCCGCCGTCAACGTCGCCTATACCCGTGAAAATCAAGAGCGAGCCCATCAGTCCACCCCGAGATCCCCACGCGGGTAGCGGTGGATCCAACGGCTCGATCAGCGGACCCAGCAATTCCTCCAGTCTACACCATCCTG GTCACACAAGCCTGAACGTGGGAGGTCCGTCCTCATCGTCGGGCGGTCCACAGCCGCCACCGCCTCACCACGTCAGCCAGCAACAACAGCACGGCGGGCCGCAGACGCTGAACCTCGTTTCGGTGAGCAGGCCCGGAAGCAATCCACCGCCTTCGCACTCCGGCAGCATCACTCCCACAAATCTGCCGTCGCCTGGACCAcaaggcggcggcggcggcggcaacggTGGTGTCGTCGTCGGCGATATGCGCACGAGCCACGGACCTGGAGCCTCGGGTGGCAGCGGGAGCGACTACGAAAACGGACCGCTTCACAAACGCTCGAGGATCACCGAGGGCTGGGCGACTTAA
- the LOC100122265 gene encoding myocyte-specific enhancer factor 2 isoform X4 has protein sequence MGRKKIQISRITDERNRQVTFNKRKFGVMKKAYELSVLCDCEIALIIFSSSNKLYQYASTDMDKVLLKYTEYNEPHESLTNKNIIEKEHKGAMSPESPEPDQQEYNSLTPRTEAKYAKIDEDFQMLIRNQHNGSRGMGQSNYTLPVTVPVNNYGENMLGSSPQMAHTSISPRPSSSETDSVYPPGGMLEMSNGYPPSASPLGGSPSPGPSPSLGVSKGNPSRHSPQPPPPPHPHRGALRVVIPTPLGQSLAEEPSYDSGHAQSSLNTPVVALQTPSVPPSYTSFGPTDYSTDLSSLAWSHQRYVDDLSMYSAATMSSISLPHLAVSSSTPPPSTSPIPVKIKSEPISPPRDPHAGSGGSNGSISGPSNSSSLHHPGHTSLNVGGPSSSSGGPQPPPPHHVSQQQQHGGPQTLNLVSVSRPGSNPPPSHSGSITPTNLPSPGPQGGGGGGNGGVVVGDMRTSHGPGASGGSGSDYENGPLHKRSRITEGWAT, from the exons ATGGGTCGGAAAAAGATACAGATCTCCCGTATCACGGACGAGCGGAATCGTCAG GTGACGTTCAACAAGCGAAAATTCGGAGTGATGAAGAAGGCGTACGAGCTGTCCGTCCTGTGCGACTGCGAGATCGCCCTGATAATCTTCAGCTCGAGCAACAAGCTCTACCAGTACGCCAGCACCGACATGGACAAGGTCCTCCTCAAGTACACCGAGTACAACGAGCCCCACGAGTCGCTGACCAACAAGAACATAATCGAG AAGGAGCATAAAGGCGCCATGTCGCCTGAGAGCCCGGAGCCGGACCAGCAGGAGTACAACAGCCTGACGCCCCGCACCGAGGCCAAGTACGCCAAGATAGACGAGGACTTCCAGATGCTCATACGCAACCAGCACAACGGCTCGAGG GGAATGGGACAGTCCAACTACACGCTACCGGTGACAGTGCCCGTGAACAACTACGGGGAAAACATGCTCGGCTCCAGTCCGCAGATGGCGCACACCAGCATCTCTCCGAGGCCGTCGTCGTCTGAAACGGATTCAG TGTATCCACCGGGAGGCATGCTGGAGATGAGCAACGGCTACCCGCCGTCGGCCTCGCCGCTCGGCGGTTCCCCGAGTCCAGGACCCTCGCCCTCGCTCGGCGTCTCCAAGGGCAATCCGTCGAGGCACTCGCCCcagccgccaccgccgccccATCCGCATCGAGGTGCTCTGCGCGTCGTCATACCCACGCCGCTCGGCCAGTCTCTCGCCGAGGAGCCCAGTTACGAC AGCGGACACGCGCAATCGTCGCTGAACACGCCGGTGGTAGCGCTGCAGACGCCCTCGGTACCGCCGAGCTACACCAGCTTCGGCCCGACGGACTACTCGACGGATCTCAGCAGTCTCGCCTGGTCTCATCAGAGGTACGTTGATGACTTGTCAATGTATTCGGCAGCCACCATGTCCAGTATAAG TCTTCCTCACTTGGCGGTGTCCAGCAGCACGCCGCCGCCGTCAACGTCGCCTATACCCGTGAAAATCAAGAGCGAGCCCATCAGTCCACCCCGAGATCCCCACGCGGGTAGCGGTGGATCCAACGGCTCGATCAGCGGACCCAGCAATTCCTCCAGTCTACACCATCCTG GTCACACAAGCCTGAACGTGGGAGGTCCGTCCTCATCGTCGGGCGGTCCACAGCCGCCACCGCCTCACCACGTCAGCCAGCAACAACAGCACGGCGGGCCGCAGACGCTGAACCTCGTTTCGGTGAGCAGGCCCGGAAGCAATCCACCGCCTTCGCACTCCGGCAGCATCACTCCCACAAATCTGCCGTCGCCTGGACCAcaaggcggcggcggcggcggcaacggTGGTGTCGTCGTCGGCGATATGCGCACGAGCCACGGACCTGGAGCCTCGGGTGGCAGCGGGAGCGACTACGAAAACGGACCGCTTCACAAACGCTCGAGGATCACCGAGGGCTGGGCGACTTAA
- the LOC100122265 gene encoding myocyte-specific enhancer factor 2 isoform X3: MGRKKIQISRITDERNRQVTFNKRKFGVMKKAYELSVLCDCEIALIIFSSSNKLYQYASTDMDKVLLKYTEYNEPHESLTNKNIIEKEHKGAMSPESPEPDQQEYNSLTPRTEAKYAKIDEDFQMLIRNQHNGSRGMGQSNYTLPVTVPVNNYGENMLGSSPQMAHTSISPRPSSSETDSVYPPGGMLEMSNGYPPSASPLGGSPSPGPSPSLGVSKGNPSRHSPQPPPPPHPHRGALRVVIPTPLGQSLAEEPSYDSGHAQSSLNTPVVALQTPSVPPSYTSFGPTDYSTDLSSLAWSHQRYVDDLSMYSAATMSSISSLPHLAVSSSTPPPSTSPIPVKIKSEPISPPRDPHAGSGGSNGSISGPSNSSSLHHPGHTSLNVGGPSSSSGGPQPPPPHHVSQQQQHGGPQTLNLVSVSRPGSNPPPSHSGSITPTNLPSPGPQGGGGGGNGGVVVGDMRTSHGPGASGGSGSDYENGPLHKRSRITEGWAT, from the exons ATGGGTCGGAAAAAGATACAGATCTCCCGTATCACGGACGAGCGGAATCGTCAG GTGACGTTCAACAAGCGAAAATTCGGAGTGATGAAGAAGGCGTACGAGCTGTCCGTCCTGTGCGACTGCGAGATCGCCCTGATAATCTTCAGCTCGAGCAACAAGCTCTACCAGTACGCCAGCACCGACATGGACAAGGTCCTCCTCAAGTACACCGAGTACAACGAGCCCCACGAGTCGCTGACCAACAAGAACATAATCGAG AAGGAGCATAAAGGCGCCATGTCGCCTGAGAGCCCGGAGCCGGACCAGCAGGAGTACAACAGCCTGACGCCCCGCACCGAGGCCAAGTACGCCAAGATAGACGAGGACTTCCAGATGCTCATACGCAACCAGCACAACGGCTCGAGG GGAATGGGACAGTCCAACTACACGCTACCGGTGACAGTGCCCGTGAACAACTACGGGGAAAACATGCTCGGCTCCAGTCCGCAGATGGCGCACACCAGCATCTCTCCGAGGCCGTCGTCGTCTGAAACGGATTCAG TGTATCCACCGGGAGGCATGCTGGAGATGAGCAACGGCTACCCGCCGTCGGCCTCGCCGCTCGGCGGTTCCCCGAGTCCAGGACCCTCGCCCTCGCTCGGCGTCTCCAAGGGCAATCCGTCGAGGCACTCGCCCcagccgccaccgccgccccATCCGCATCGAGGTGCTCTGCGCGTCGTCATACCCACGCCGCTCGGCCAGTCTCTCGCCGAGGAGCCCAGTTACGAC AGCGGACACGCGCAATCGTCGCTGAACACGCCGGTGGTAGCGCTGCAGACGCCCTCGGTACCGCCGAGCTACACCAGCTTCGGCCCGACGGACTACTCGACGGATCTCAGCAGTCTCGCCTGGTCTCATCAGAGGTACGTTGATGACTTGTCAATGTATTCGGCAGCCACCATGTCCAGTATAAG CAGTCTTCCTCACTTGGCGGTGTCCAGCAGCACGCCGCCGCCGTCAACGTCGCCTATACCCGTGAAAATCAAGAGCGAGCCCATCAGTCCACCCCGAGATCCCCACGCGGGTAGCGGTGGATCCAACGGCTCGATCAGCGGACCCAGCAATTCCTCCAGTCTACACCATCCTG GTCACACAAGCCTGAACGTGGGAGGTCCGTCCTCATCGTCGGGCGGTCCACAGCCGCCACCGCCTCACCACGTCAGCCAGCAACAACAGCACGGCGGGCCGCAGACGCTGAACCTCGTTTCGGTGAGCAGGCCCGGAAGCAATCCACCGCCTTCGCACTCCGGCAGCATCACTCCCACAAATCTGCCGTCGCCTGGACCAcaaggcggcggcggcggcggcaacggTGGTGTCGTCGTCGGCGATATGCGCACGAGCCACGGACCTGGAGCCTCGGGTGGCAGCGGGAGCGACTACGAAAACGGACCGCTTCACAAACGCTCGAGGATCACCGAGGGCTGGGCGACTTAA
- the LOC100122265 gene encoding myocyte-specific enhancer factor 2 isoform X2, giving the protein MGRKKIQISRITDERNRQVTFNKRKFGVMKKAYELSVLCDCEIALIIFSSSNKLYQYASTDMDKVLLKYTEYNEPHESLTNKNIIEALNKKEHKGAMSPESPEPDQQEYNSLTPRTEAKYAKIDEDFQMLIRNQHNGSRGMGQSNYTLPVTVPVNNYGENMLGSSPQMAHTSISPRPSSSETDSVYPPGGMLEMSNGYPPSASPLGGSPSPGPSPSLGVSKGNPSRHSPQPPPPPHPHRGALRVVIPTPLGQSLAEEPSYDSGHAQSSLNTPVVALQTPSVPPSYTSFGPTDYSTDLSSLAWSHQRYVDDLSMYSAATMSSISLPHLAVSSSTPPPSTSPIPVKIKSEPISPPRDPHAGSGGSNGSISGPSNSSSLHHPGHTSLNVGGPSSSSGGPQPPPPHHVSQQQQHGGPQTLNLVSVSRPGSNPPPSHSGSITPTNLPSPGPQGGGGGGNGGVVVGDMRTSHGPGASGGSGSDYENGPLHKRSRITEGWAT; this is encoded by the exons ATGGGTCGGAAAAAGATACAGATCTCCCGTATCACGGACGAGCGGAATCGTCAG GTGACGTTCAACAAGCGAAAATTCGGAGTGATGAAGAAGGCGTACGAGCTGTCCGTCCTGTGCGACTGCGAGATCGCCCTGATAATCTTCAGCTCGAGCAACAAGCTCTACCAGTACGCCAGCACCGACATGGACAAGGTCCTCCTCAAGTACACCGAGTACAACGAGCCCCACGAGTCGCTGACCAACAAGAACATAATCGAG GCGCTCAACAAGAAGGAGCATAAAGGCGCCATGTCGCCTGAGAGCCCGGAGCCGGACCAGCAGGAGTACAACAGCCTGACGCCCCGCACCGAGGCCAAGTACGCCAAGATAGACGAGGACTTCCAGATGCTCATACGCAACCAGCACAACGGCTCGAGG GGAATGGGACAGTCCAACTACACGCTACCGGTGACAGTGCCCGTGAACAACTACGGGGAAAACATGCTCGGCTCCAGTCCGCAGATGGCGCACACCAGCATCTCTCCGAGGCCGTCGTCGTCTGAAACGGATTCAG TGTATCCACCGGGAGGCATGCTGGAGATGAGCAACGGCTACCCGCCGTCGGCCTCGCCGCTCGGCGGTTCCCCGAGTCCAGGACCCTCGCCCTCGCTCGGCGTCTCCAAGGGCAATCCGTCGAGGCACTCGCCCcagccgccaccgccgccccATCCGCATCGAGGTGCTCTGCGCGTCGTCATACCCACGCCGCTCGGCCAGTCTCTCGCCGAGGAGCCCAGTTACGAC AGCGGACACGCGCAATCGTCGCTGAACACGCCGGTGGTAGCGCTGCAGACGCCCTCGGTACCGCCGAGCTACACCAGCTTCGGCCCGACGGACTACTCGACGGATCTCAGCAGTCTCGCCTGGTCTCATCAGAGGTACGTTGATGACTTGTCAATGTATTCGGCAGCCACCATGTCCAGTATAAG TCTTCCTCACTTGGCGGTGTCCAGCAGCACGCCGCCGCCGTCAACGTCGCCTATACCCGTGAAAATCAAGAGCGAGCCCATCAGTCCACCCCGAGATCCCCACGCGGGTAGCGGTGGATCCAACGGCTCGATCAGCGGACCCAGCAATTCCTCCAGTCTACACCATCCTG GTCACACAAGCCTGAACGTGGGAGGTCCGTCCTCATCGTCGGGCGGTCCACAGCCGCCACCGCCTCACCACGTCAGCCAGCAACAACAGCACGGCGGGCCGCAGACGCTGAACCTCGTTTCGGTGAGCAGGCCCGGAAGCAATCCACCGCCTTCGCACTCCGGCAGCATCACTCCCACAAATCTGCCGTCGCCTGGACCAcaaggcggcggcggcggcggcaacggTGGTGTCGTCGTCGGCGATATGCGCACGAGCCACGGACCTGGAGCCTCGGGTGGCAGCGGGAGCGACTACGAAAACGGACCGCTTCACAAACGCTCGAGGATCACCGAGGGCTGGGCGACTTAA
- the LOC100122265 gene encoding myocyte-specific enhancer factor 2 isoform X1 encodes MGRKKIQISRITDERNRQVTFNKRKFGVMKKAYELSVLCDCEIALIIFSSSNKLYQYASTDMDKVLLKYTEYNEPHESLTNKNIIEALNKKEHKGAMSPESPEPDQQEYNSLTPRTEAKYAKIDEDFQMLIRNQHNGSRGMGQSNYTLPVTVPVNNYGENMLGSSPQMAHTSISPRPSSSETDSVYPPGGMLEMSNGYPPSASPLGGSPSPGPSPSLGVSKGNPSRHSPQPPPPPHPHRGALRVVIPTPLGQSLAEEPSYDSGHAQSSLNTPVVALQTPSVPPSYTSFGPTDYSTDLSSLAWSHQRYVDDLSMYSAATMSSISSLPHLAVSSSTPPPSTSPIPVKIKSEPISPPRDPHAGSGGSNGSISGPSNSSSLHHPGHTSLNVGGPSSSSGGPQPPPPHHVSQQQQHGGPQTLNLVSVSRPGSNPPPSHSGSITPTNLPSPGPQGGGGGGNGGVVVGDMRTSHGPGASGGSGSDYENGPLHKRSRITEGWAT; translated from the exons ATGGGTCGGAAAAAGATACAGATCTCCCGTATCACGGACGAGCGGAATCGTCAG GTGACGTTCAACAAGCGAAAATTCGGAGTGATGAAGAAGGCGTACGAGCTGTCCGTCCTGTGCGACTGCGAGATCGCCCTGATAATCTTCAGCTCGAGCAACAAGCTCTACCAGTACGCCAGCACCGACATGGACAAGGTCCTCCTCAAGTACACCGAGTACAACGAGCCCCACGAGTCGCTGACCAACAAGAACATAATCGAG GCGCTCAACAAGAAGGAGCATAAAGGCGCCATGTCGCCTGAGAGCCCGGAGCCGGACCAGCAGGAGTACAACAGCCTGACGCCCCGCACCGAGGCCAAGTACGCCAAGATAGACGAGGACTTCCAGATGCTCATACGCAACCAGCACAACGGCTCGAGG GGAATGGGACAGTCCAACTACACGCTACCGGTGACAGTGCCCGTGAACAACTACGGGGAAAACATGCTCGGCTCCAGTCCGCAGATGGCGCACACCAGCATCTCTCCGAGGCCGTCGTCGTCTGAAACGGATTCAG TGTATCCACCGGGAGGCATGCTGGAGATGAGCAACGGCTACCCGCCGTCGGCCTCGCCGCTCGGCGGTTCCCCGAGTCCAGGACCCTCGCCCTCGCTCGGCGTCTCCAAGGGCAATCCGTCGAGGCACTCGCCCcagccgccaccgccgccccATCCGCATCGAGGTGCTCTGCGCGTCGTCATACCCACGCCGCTCGGCCAGTCTCTCGCCGAGGAGCCCAGTTACGAC AGCGGACACGCGCAATCGTCGCTGAACACGCCGGTGGTAGCGCTGCAGACGCCCTCGGTACCGCCGAGCTACACCAGCTTCGGCCCGACGGACTACTCGACGGATCTCAGCAGTCTCGCCTGGTCTCATCAGAGGTACGTTGATGACTTGTCAATGTATTCGGCAGCCACCATGTCCAGTATAAG CAGTCTTCCTCACTTGGCGGTGTCCAGCAGCACGCCGCCGCCGTCAACGTCGCCTATACCCGTGAAAATCAAGAGCGAGCCCATCAGTCCACCCCGAGATCCCCACGCGGGTAGCGGTGGATCCAACGGCTCGATCAGCGGACCCAGCAATTCCTCCAGTCTACACCATCCTG GTCACACAAGCCTGAACGTGGGAGGTCCGTCCTCATCGTCGGGCGGTCCACAGCCGCCACCGCCTCACCACGTCAGCCAGCAACAACAGCACGGCGGGCCGCAGACGCTGAACCTCGTTTCGGTGAGCAGGCCCGGAAGCAATCCACCGCCTTCGCACTCCGGCAGCATCACTCCCACAAATCTGCCGTCGCCTGGACCAcaaggcggcggcggcggcggcaacggTGGTGTCGTCGTCGGCGATATGCGCACGAGCCACGGACCTGGAGCCTCGGGTGGCAGCGGGAGCGACTACGAAAACGGACCGCTTCACAAACGCTCGAGGATCACCGAGGGCTGGGCGACTTAA
- the LOC100122265 gene encoding myocyte-specific enhancer factor 2 isoform X6 has protein sequence MGRKKIQISRITDERNRQVTFNKRKFGVMKKAYELSVLCDCEIALIIFSSSNKLYQYASTDMDKVLLKYTEYNEPHESLTNKNIIEALNKKEHKGAMSPESPEPDQQEYNSLTPRTEAKYAKIDEDFQMLIRNQHNGSRGMGQSNYTLPVTVPVNNYGENMLGSSPQMAHTSISPRPSSSETDSVYPPGGMLEMSNGYPPSASPLGGSPSPGPSPSLGVSKGNPSRHSPQPPPPPHPHRGALRVVIPTPLGQSLAEEPSYDSGHAQSSLNTPVVALQTPSVPPSYTSFGPTDYSTDLSSLAWSHQSLPHLAVSSSTPPPSTSPIPVKIKSEPISPPRDPHAGSGGSNGSISGPSNSSSLHHPGHTSLNVGGPSSSSGGPQPPPPHHVSQQQQHGGPQTLNLVSVSRPGSNPPPSHSGSITPTNLPSPGPQGGGGGGNGGVVVGDMRTSHGPGASGGSGSDYENGPLHKRSRITEGWAT, from the exons ATGGGTCGGAAAAAGATACAGATCTCCCGTATCACGGACGAGCGGAATCGTCAG GTGACGTTCAACAAGCGAAAATTCGGAGTGATGAAGAAGGCGTACGAGCTGTCCGTCCTGTGCGACTGCGAGATCGCCCTGATAATCTTCAGCTCGAGCAACAAGCTCTACCAGTACGCCAGCACCGACATGGACAAGGTCCTCCTCAAGTACACCGAGTACAACGAGCCCCACGAGTCGCTGACCAACAAGAACATAATCGAG GCGCTCAACAAGAAGGAGCATAAAGGCGCCATGTCGCCTGAGAGCCCGGAGCCGGACCAGCAGGAGTACAACAGCCTGACGCCCCGCACCGAGGCCAAGTACGCCAAGATAGACGAGGACTTCCAGATGCTCATACGCAACCAGCACAACGGCTCGAGG GGAATGGGACAGTCCAACTACACGCTACCGGTGACAGTGCCCGTGAACAACTACGGGGAAAACATGCTCGGCTCCAGTCCGCAGATGGCGCACACCAGCATCTCTCCGAGGCCGTCGTCGTCTGAAACGGATTCAG TGTATCCACCGGGAGGCATGCTGGAGATGAGCAACGGCTACCCGCCGTCGGCCTCGCCGCTCGGCGGTTCCCCGAGTCCAGGACCCTCGCCCTCGCTCGGCGTCTCCAAGGGCAATCCGTCGAGGCACTCGCCCcagccgccaccgccgccccATCCGCATCGAGGTGCTCTGCGCGTCGTCATACCCACGCCGCTCGGCCAGTCTCTCGCCGAGGAGCCCAGTTACGAC AGCGGACACGCGCAATCGTCGCTGAACACGCCGGTGGTAGCGCTGCAGACGCCCTCGGTACCGCCGAGCTACACCAGCTTCGGCCCGACGGACTACTCGACGGATCTCAGCAGTCTCGCCTGGTCTCATCAGAG TCTTCCTCACTTGGCGGTGTCCAGCAGCACGCCGCCGCCGTCAACGTCGCCTATACCCGTGAAAATCAAGAGCGAGCCCATCAGTCCACCCCGAGATCCCCACGCGGGTAGCGGTGGATCCAACGGCTCGATCAGCGGACCCAGCAATTCCTCCAGTCTACACCATCCTG GTCACACAAGCCTGAACGTGGGAGGTCCGTCCTCATCGTCGGGCGGTCCACAGCCGCCACCGCCTCACCACGTCAGCCAGCAACAACAGCACGGCGGGCCGCAGACGCTGAACCTCGTTTCGGTGAGCAGGCCCGGAAGCAATCCACCGCCTTCGCACTCCGGCAGCATCACTCCCACAAATCTGCCGTCGCCTGGACCAcaaggcggcggcggcggcggcaacggTGGTGTCGTCGTCGGCGATATGCGCACGAGCCACGGACCTGGAGCCTCGGGTGGCAGCGGGAGCGACTACGAAAACGGACCGCTTCACAAACGCTCGAGGATCACCGAGGGCTGGGCGACTTAA
- the LOC100122265 gene encoding myocyte-specific enhancer factor 2 isoform X5, translating into MGRKKIQISRITDERNRQVTFNKRKFGVMKKAYELSVLCDCEIALIIFSSSNKLYQYASTDMDKVLLKYTEYNEPHESLTNKNIIEALNKKEHKGAMSPESPEPDQQEYNSLTPRTEAKYAKIDEDFQMLIRNQHNGSRGMGQSNYTLPVTVPVNNYGENMLGSSPQMAHTSISPRPSSSETDSVYPPGGMLEMSNGYPPSASPLGGSPSPGPSPSLGVSKGNPSRHSPQPPPPPHPHRGALRVVIPTPLGQSLAEEPSYDSGHAQSSLNTPVVALQTPSVPPSYTSFGPTDYSTDLSSLAWSHQSSLPHLAVSSSTPPPSTSPIPVKIKSEPISPPRDPHAGSGGSNGSISGPSNSSSLHHPGHTSLNVGGPSSSSGGPQPPPPHHVSQQQQHGGPQTLNLVSVSRPGSNPPPSHSGSITPTNLPSPGPQGGGGGGNGGVVVGDMRTSHGPGASGGSGSDYENGPLHKRSRITEGWAT; encoded by the exons ATGGGTCGGAAAAAGATACAGATCTCCCGTATCACGGACGAGCGGAATCGTCAG GTGACGTTCAACAAGCGAAAATTCGGAGTGATGAAGAAGGCGTACGAGCTGTCCGTCCTGTGCGACTGCGAGATCGCCCTGATAATCTTCAGCTCGAGCAACAAGCTCTACCAGTACGCCAGCACCGACATGGACAAGGTCCTCCTCAAGTACACCGAGTACAACGAGCCCCACGAGTCGCTGACCAACAAGAACATAATCGAG GCGCTCAACAAGAAGGAGCATAAAGGCGCCATGTCGCCTGAGAGCCCGGAGCCGGACCAGCAGGAGTACAACAGCCTGACGCCCCGCACCGAGGCCAAGTACGCCAAGATAGACGAGGACTTCCAGATGCTCATACGCAACCAGCACAACGGCTCGAGG GGAATGGGACAGTCCAACTACACGCTACCGGTGACAGTGCCCGTGAACAACTACGGGGAAAACATGCTCGGCTCCAGTCCGCAGATGGCGCACACCAGCATCTCTCCGAGGCCGTCGTCGTCTGAAACGGATTCAG TGTATCCACCGGGAGGCATGCTGGAGATGAGCAACGGCTACCCGCCGTCGGCCTCGCCGCTCGGCGGTTCCCCGAGTCCAGGACCCTCGCCCTCGCTCGGCGTCTCCAAGGGCAATCCGTCGAGGCACTCGCCCcagccgccaccgccgccccATCCGCATCGAGGTGCTCTGCGCGTCGTCATACCCACGCCGCTCGGCCAGTCTCTCGCCGAGGAGCCCAGTTACGAC AGCGGACACGCGCAATCGTCGCTGAACACGCCGGTGGTAGCGCTGCAGACGCCCTCGGTACCGCCGAGCTACACCAGCTTCGGCCCGACGGACTACTCGACGGATCTCAGCAGTCTCGCCTGGTCTCATCAGAG CAGTCTTCCTCACTTGGCGGTGTCCAGCAGCACGCCGCCGCCGTCAACGTCGCCTATACCCGTGAAAATCAAGAGCGAGCCCATCAGTCCACCCCGAGATCCCCACGCGGGTAGCGGTGGATCCAACGGCTCGATCAGCGGACCCAGCAATTCCTCCAGTCTACACCATCCTG GTCACACAAGCCTGAACGTGGGAGGTCCGTCCTCATCGTCGGGCGGTCCACAGCCGCCACCGCCTCACCACGTCAGCCAGCAACAACAGCACGGCGGGCCGCAGACGCTGAACCTCGTTTCGGTGAGCAGGCCCGGAAGCAATCCACCGCCTTCGCACTCCGGCAGCATCACTCCCACAAATCTGCCGTCGCCTGGACCAcaaggcggcggcggcggcggcaacggTGGTGTCGTCGTCGGCGATATGCGCACGAGCCACGGACCTGGAGCCTCGGGTGGCAGCGGGAGCGACTACGAAAACGGACCGCTTCACAAACGCTCGAGGATCACCGAGGGCTGGGCGACTTAA